In Bos taurus isolate L1 Dominette 01449 registration number 42190680 breed Hereford chromosome 13, ARS-UCD2.0, whole genome shotgun sequence, the DNA window GTAGTTTCAGCTTTCTGGACCCCAGGAAAGAAAAGTTTTACACTGCCTGTGGCATATTATTCATGCAGGTGGCCTAGTTGCACAGCTGTGATGCCATCTTATTTCCTTTCaaagctttttaaatttaagttgaTGCCACtatttgttattttgtttaaaagtaaTATTCCAGATTCAAAGGAAAGTCATTCTCAGTCTTCAGTACTTTAACTTGAGAAGTAACAAACTCCATGCACATCTTGACCTGTCGAGTGTCCCTGTAAGGCATAGACAGCTTTCCAGTGCACTCCTCTCTGTCTTTTAATAGAGAGGATCAGTGGTGCAGATTTTTCAAAGTCCTGTTTCTCCCGTATGAAAATCTATTGTTCTTCTAATAAACACAGTTGAATCTAACTTTGTCTCAGTTGCAAATCAGGGccacaatttattttcttttggcacTCAGCATACTTGACAGATTTCCTTCAGGAAAATTATATTTGTGTAAtgaaatttgaaatattaatGACAAGTGTAAATAGCCTTCAGCATAAtgaaaagtaacttttttttaaataattaaaacagcgAATCCAGTATGCCAAAACAGATTCCGATATAATATCTAAAATGCGTGGCACTTTTgctgacaaagaaaagaaaaaagaaaagaaaaaagccaaaacTGTGGAACAGACTGCAACAACTGTGAACAAAAAGCCTGGTCAGGTAAGATGGGCAAAAGTTCCTATTTCGTTGTATATCAGACAGTTTTATTTGAATTTGCATGATGTTTAACTTCATCATTATCCAAAATATGTTAATATCTATTGGCTTATTTTTCAAGTTCTGTGTATAAATAATACTATAGATTTTATCTTTAGTATTCCACTGAAATCAGCCTTCTTTGAACAGTTCATAAATtcaaaaatctaatttaaaaattccaGATAAAGGTGAAATTATCCAAAAACTAGTTACTTTCAGATTGAAAGTAATTAGAAATCAGTTTTAATAAGTATAatgcttgggttttttttttctagttgttttaaaaaaaaagtgagaaagacCGGTTCTTGGTTTTTCTCCTATATATTTCTCCATAATTTTGAAACTTAGAGGTTGAGTTTTATGATACAgacctttcaaaaatatttgacaagatataaatacataaatgtttgAGTCAGAGTTTTAAGATGTAAATtctcaaaatggaataaaaatatctATGTTACCCTTATTTTTAGTGCAGTAATTTTAAACACTTGCTATTTTTTTAGAGGGATTGGAAGTTTTAACTGTTTCTCACTCTTTTTCATTTAGGGAACACCAAATTCAGCTAATACCCAAGGAAATGCAACACCAAATCCTCAGGTAATATTTTTTCCCATGTGAtacttactttaaaataaaattacaaaacaaTAGCAGTAATGTACAACAATCCTCATGTCTCCAAAAACTGAAAATGATTCCATGTATAAGCCACAACAATGTGGAACCTCCTtcttcaaaacattttatttttcttcaggaagaagaaaacaaaacctgaCTTTATTCCTTGCTTCCCACAATGATCAATGACAGGATTAAACAATATATTCTAAGTTCTATAAAGATAAGAAGCAGGATGGTTGTTTTCTTCACATGATGTAGCCCAGAGCTTTTCAGGCTTGTTGCTTGGAATCCATTCCCATTGGCTAAAGCACTAACCCGTCTTTTCTCAAAGAACAAAGTTGTTCTATAGTTACCTTTGTTCTTATTTCCtcagtacatatatatttaagtcTCCTGATACAGATCTTTACCCTGTGACTCCACGGTacagaattcgcctgcagtgcaggagcagcaggagacacgggttcaatcccaggactgggaagatcccctggaggaggaaatggccaactgctccagtattcttgcctggagaattccatgggccgAGGACCCtggcggctatagtccatgtggttgcaaagagtcaaacacagctcaagcaacttagcacaataTAGATTTATCAGAAACTCATCCTTACATCCAGGGAATTCCTTGCCCCACTGAGGTTTCCTCCTCTGGTTTTAAGTTACTTGCATTTTCTTGCATTATCTACTACTATGAAGTCTTTCAGCAGCTATAGTCCAGCACATAATTCTCTAAGCCCTAAGTTCTTtacatttcatcttttttctcccatgaaatttactctcatttacttggggaaaacattaaaaattaccaAATATAGGTTCTACATggaatcttttttaatttatttatttttggctacgttgggtctttgttgctctgcacAAACTTTGTCTAGTTGTGAGTGGGGGctcttctctagctgcggtgtgtgggcttctcattgcagtggcttctcttgttgcagagcatgggctccgtAGTTGTAGCACTAagtggaaatcttttttttttccaaaattttctcACACACCGGGAGGTAGTATGCAGTAGGATTGAGTATCTGCGGGTTAAGCAGCTGAGGACGGGTGACACCAATGCCATCTCTGCTTTTGTTAGGACCAGTTACGTAATCCAGATGACAGAAGCCTCCTATTCCAGCTGCCTCCGGATGCTTAAAACTTAAATATTCTCTTAAATACTGTTAATTAAATAGTTAATACTTAAATACTTAAAAACTGTTGATAAGATTTATAACCTTCCAAATATTTCCTTAGTGACTTGAATGTCAATCTTAATTACTGTTAGGTTTTGTTTACTTCTCTGGTGTCACTGTTTTTCACCTTCAGTGCTTGATGTGGTAAGATTTCATAAGCCTTAAACTGTGGAATGTAATTCTCTGAAGtatagatttaaatgtaagagcCAAAGTGGCTAATTATACTTATAATACTTATAAGTTAACttggccttttctttttaataggtcCCTGATTACCCTCCAAACTATATTTTATTCCTTAATAATTTACCAGAAGAGACTAATGAGATGATGCTCTCCATGCTGTTTAACCAGTAAGTATTTCGTAAACAAGTCTGTGTTCTGAGAGCCTCCTGACAGGACAGATAGCACTTCCCTGGGTTGAATCCATTTGCATATCACACAGTAATTCCTACGGCTTCATTGGTTTGCTCCTGGATTAATCATGAATCAAAACCAGTATGCAGATTAAGCAAATGAGAAGCTAAATTACCTCTAATGTTTGAATTATTAATTCTAGTTGATAAGTAAAATAGGAGACAAAGCTTTGATGAAGTGACAGGAATAGAATTAGCTTACATGATTCCTGCAGTTCTTTTCATGGTATTAGTTATATTTCAGGCTCTTTCATCCCACTCAGGATTCTTGGTGGGATGTGATCGTTTTCCTGTACGTAGATCATGATGTTGCTTAACAAATTTAAATGCAGAATAGACATTTTGTATTTGATGTCATttctatatttgcatatataaaaATTGTTTACATATATAAGCATTGTTTTCGTTCGTTATAGGTTCCCTGGTTTCAAGGAAGTGCGTCTGGTACCTGGGAGGCATGACATCGCTTTTGTTGAATTTGAAAATGATGGACAGGCTGGAGCTGCTAGGGACGCCCTGCAGGGGTTTAAGATCACACCGTCCCATGCCATGAAGATCACCTATGCCAAAAAATAACATTTGGGATAGTTGTCTTTAAAGGACTCTGTTATTTATAGCTTTCGTTTTGATAACATTTGGTCAGTTCATTTTAATAGTTGGGAAAGCGGAAGTGTATGTGAGCTTTTTGTAAAGGATTTAAAAGATTACCTAGTCTCTGTTTAGCCTTAGTGAACTGTGAAGGCCTTAATTTTgtacaataaaatttttatttgtatccCTTACCTGGTATTTGATTTATTGACCCACTGCCCTATCATCAAATGCCGGTGCTAGTCTAGGACACATCTTAAGGTATAAACTGTAATGGGATGCTTTTCTAGTGTTATCTCGGAGCAGCTAATGGTAGAGACACTTTAATAAAAGAATTAGGTCAAGCACTTGTTTAgattttctgtgttatttttttatgCATATGAACTGCCATCCTGGAGCTCATTTTTGTGTgttattcattcatgtatttatttggctgcactgagtcttagttgcagcatgtgggacctttggttgtggcatgtaggatctagttccctgagaaTGAATCGAATCTGGGCCCTGCTGCttcgggagcacagagtcttagcctctgcaccactagggaagtcccttttttaCTAATACTTGTACTAATACTAATACTTTTACTTGTACGAATAGTAATGATGATCATCCTGCATATTAGAAGAAAACGAGACCTGGGCAGGATCTGAATTTCATCTTCAGAGTCAAATAAATGAGCCAGTAGTAGGCATTTCACaaatcttttcattcattttttacttGAATAAAGACCATTTAAGAGTAACTATATTAAATGTTTTctgggaaaacagagaaaaagggaATATTGTCTTCAGACTTCACATCTTATACTCTTACCTTCTTGAGATAGGGTGTTTCCTAAGGAATACCTGCTCAGTTAATACCTCTTGATTGAATGACCTCCAAAGGAAAGATGTTTAATCTTTTTGAAGACTAGCAGTCTAACCCAATGGTTGCCAGTCCTAATCTTGCTGCCTCATTGTGCTGCTTAACACCAATTCTCGGGTATTTCCAAAGTTCATTTTCTGTAGTGTTTGATTTCTGCTTAAGGCTATCAGTTTAATCCCCTGGTAGCAAAACCATGGGTGTCTTTAGAAGTAGACAATTTTGTATGTATAGCACGTGGTAAAGTGACACTATTGATCACTTTTTGTGTTcctgttttaatattttctgaaacAAGACTTTTCCTTAtcacttagattttttttatgtatttgtgaaatatatttatgttaaaac includes these proteins:
- the SNRPB2 gene encoding U2 small nuclear ribonucleoprotein B'' isoform X1: MDIRPNHTIYINNMNDKIKKEELKRSLYALFSQFGHVVDIVALKTMKMRGQAFVIFKELGSSTNALRQLQGFPFYGKPMRIQYAKTDSDIISKMRGTFADKEKKKEKKKAKTVEQTATTVNKKPGQGTPNSANTQGNATPNPQVPDYPPNYILFLNNLPEETNEMMLSMLFNQFPGFKEVRLVPGRHDIAFVEFENDGQAGAARDALQGFKITPSHAMKITYAKK
- the SNRPB2 gene encoding U2 small nuclear ribonucleoprotein B'' yields the protein MDIRPNHTIYINNMNDKIKKEELKRSLYALFSQFGHVVDIVALKTMKMRGQAFVIFKELGSSTNALRQLQGFPFYGKPMRIQYAKTDSDIISKMRGTFADKEKKKEKKKAKTVEQTATTVNKKPANTQGNATPNPQVPDYPPNYILFLNNLPEETNEMMLSMLFNQFPGFKEVRLVPGRHDIAFVEFENDGQAGAARDALQGFKITPSHAMKITYAKK